From Pseudopipra pipra isolate bDixPip1 chromosome 9, bDixPip1.hap1, whole genome shotgun sequence, a single genomic window includes:
- the GNG12 gene encoding guanine nucleotide-binding protein G(I)/G(S)/G(O) subunit gamma-12, which yields MSGKTATTTNNIAQARRTVQQLRIEASIERIKVSKASADLMLYCEEHAKKDPLLMGIPASENPFKDKKTCILL from the exons ATGTCTGGCAAAACAGCCACCACGACCAACAACATTGCTCAGGCCCGAAGGActgtgcagcagctcaggaTAGAAGCCTCAATAGAGAGGATAAAG GTGTCCAAAGCCTCGGCAGACCTGATGCTGTACTGTGAGGAACACGCCAAGAAGGACCCGTTGCTCATGGGCATTCCTGCTTCTGAGAACCCTTTCAAGGACAAGAAAACCTGCATTTTGTTATAG
- the GADD45A gene encoding growth arrest and DNA damage-inducible protein GADD45 alpha: MTLEELPGERRAAGRMEQAGDALEEVLSKALSQRSLTLGVYEAAKLLNVDPDNVVLCLLAAEEEEAGDAALQIHFTLLRAFCCENDINILRVSNPARLAQLLLPAAGPDPPADLHCVLVTNPQASQWKDPALSQLMCFCRESRYLDQWVPVINLPER, encoded by the exons ATGACTCTGGAGGAGCTGCCCGGGGAGCGCCGTGCCGCCGGGAG GATGGAGCAGGCGGGGGACGCGCTGGAGGAGGTGCTGAGCAAGGCGCTGAGCCAGCGGAGCCTCACCCTCGGCGTCTACGAAGCGGCCAAGCTGCTCAACGT GGACCCCGATAACGtggtgctgtgcctgctggcggccgaggaggaggaggcggggGACGCGGCGCTGCAGATCCACTTCACGCTGCTGCGGGCCTTCTGCTGCGAGAACGACATCAACATCCTGCGCGTCAGCAACCCGGCGCGCCTGgcgcagctgctgctgcccgcCGCGGGCCCCGACCCGCCCGCGGACCTGCACTGCGTGCTCGTCACG aaCCCCCAGGCCTCGCAGTGGAAGGATCCAGCGCTGAGTCAGCTGATGTGTTTCTGCCGGGAGAGCCGGTACCTGGATCAGTGGGTGCCGGTGATCAACCTCCCGGAGCGGTGA